One Helicobacter pylori NQ4053 genomic region harbors:
- a CDS encoding glycosyltransferase family 25 protein: MRVFIIHLSPKTCQNFSLKETHITPLLESLKLQGISYEIFDAIYSKISPTQLHPLILEHLHPSFMVEDLLAFCKNEKHPPCALKNFFYALKHCGKRMGFGELGCYASHYSLWQKCIELNEAICILEDDIIVKERFKESLEFCCQHINELGYIRLMHLEENVAKQKTPVKGVSQILNFKDGIGTQGYVLAPKAAQKLLKYSAKEWVMPIDCVMDRHYWHGVKNYVLEEFAITCDGMNAQNSNTEKQRPKKLPLSIRIGRFLHKSTIKILDKVFRYSPKINQNWQTLE; the protein is encoded by the coding sequence ATGCGTGTTTTTATTATTCATTTAAGCCCCAAAACCTGTCAAAATTTTTCTTTAAAAGAAACTCATATAACCCCCCTTTTAGAGAGCCTTAAACTTCAAGGGATCTCTTATGAAATCTTTGATGCGATCTATTCTAAAATCTCTCCCACTCAATTACACCCCTTGATTTTAGAGCATTTGCACCCTTCTTTTATGGTTGAAGATTTATTGGCTTTTTGTAAAAATGAAAAACACCCCCCTTGCGCGTTAAAAAATTTCTTTTACGCGCTCAAGCATTGCGGGAAGAGGATGGGGTTTGGGGAGCTTGGGTGCTATGCGAGCCATTATTCGTTGTGGCAAAAATGCATAGAACTCAATGAAGCGATCTGTATTTTAGAAGATGATATTATTGTAAAAGAGCGTTTTAAAGAGAGCCTAGAGTTTTGTTGCCAACACATCAACGAATTAGGCTATATCCGCTTGATGCATTTAGAAGAAAATGTGGCTAAACAAAAGACTCCCGTTAAAGGGGTTTCTCAAATCTTAAATTTTAAAGATGGCATTGGCACTCAAGGGTATGTTTTAGCCCCCAAAGCCGCGCAAAAATTATTGAAATACAGCGCGAAAGAATGGGTGATGCCTATAGATTGCGTGATGGATAGGCATTATTGGCATGGGGTCAAAAACTATGTGTTAGAAGAATTTGCGATCACTTGCGATGGGATGAACGCTCAAAACTCCAACACAGAAAAACAAAGGCCTAAAAAATTACCTTTAAGCATTAGGATTGGCCGTTTTTTACACAAAAGCACAATTAAAATCTTGGATAAAGTTTTTAGGTATAGCCCAAAAATTAATCAGAATTGGCAAACATTAGAATAA
- a CDS encoding bifunctional 3,4-dihydroxy-2-butanone 4-phosphate synthase/GTP cyclohydrolase II: MILKRVTEALEAYKNGEMLIVMDDEDRENEGDLVLAGIFSTPEKINFMATHARGLICVSLTKDLAKKFELPPMVSVNDSNHETAFTVSIDAKEAKTGISAFERHLTIELLCKDTTKPSDFVRPGHIFPLIAKDGGVLARTGHTEASVDLCKLAGLKPVSVICEIMKEDGSMARRGDKFLSDFALKHNLKTLYVSDLISYRLENESLLKMFCQEEREFLKHQTQCYTFLDHQQKNHYAFKFKGAKTHDLAPLVRFHPIKEDFDFLTTGAFEAFFKALEYLKREGGYLIFMNTHSKENNIVKDFGIGALVLKNLGIKDFRLLSSCEDRQYKALSGFGLKLVETISL; this comes from the coding sequence ATGATCTTAAAACGAGTTACTGAAGCTTTAGAAGCGTATAAAAATGGCGAAATGCTTATTGTTATGGACGATGAAGACAGAGAAAATGAGGGGGATTTGGTTTTAGCTGGGATTTTTTCTACCCCTGAGAAAATCAATTTCATGGCCACGCATGCTAGGGGGTTGATTTGCGTGTCTTTGACCAAAGATTTAGCGAAAAAATTTGAATTGCCTCCTATGGTTAGCGTGAATGATTCTAACCATGAGACCGCTTTCACGGTTTCTATTGACGCTAAAGAAGCCAAAACCGGGATTTCTGCTTTTGAAAGGCATTTAACGATTGAATTATTGTGTAAAGACACCACCAAACCGAGCGATTTTGTGCGCCCGGGGCATATTTTCCCTTTAATCGCAAAAGACGGGGGCGTGTTAGCGCGCACGGGCCATACTGAAGCGAGCGTGGATTTGTGCAAATTAGCCGGATTAAAGCCCGTGAGCGTGATTTGTGAAATCATGAAAGAAGACGGCTCTATGGCGAGGAGAGGGGATAAATTTTTGAGCGACTTTGCCCTTAAACACAATCTTAAAACCCTCTATGTTTCTGATTTGATTAGCTATCGTTTGGAAAATGAAAGTTTGCTGAAAATGTTTTGCCAAGAAGAGAGAGAATTTTTAAAACACCAAACGCAATGCTACACTTTTTTAGACCACCAGCAAAAAAACCATTACGCTTTTAAGTTTAAAGGCGCAAAAACCCATGATTTAGCCCCTTTAGTGCGTTTCCACCCTATCAAAGAGGATTTTGATTTTTTAACGACTGGTGCGTTTGAAGCGTTTTTTAAGGCGTTAGAATATTTAAAGCGCGAAGGGGGCTATTTGATCTTTATGAACACGCATTCTAAAGAAAACAATATCGTTAAAGATTTTGGGATCGGGGCGTTGGTGTTAAAAAATTTGGGGATAAAGGATTTCAGGCTCTTAAGCTCTTGTGAAGACAGGCAGTATAAGGCTTTGAGCGGGTTTGGGCTTAAGCTTGTAGAAACGATTAGTCTTTAA
- a CDS encoding molybdopterin synthase catalytic subunit: protein MLKIIQGALDTSELLKAYQEEACIKNFGAFCVFVGIVRKEGNVQGLSFDIYEALLKTWFEKWCHKAKDLGVVLKMAHSVGDVLIGQSSFLCVLMGKNRKNALELYENFIEDFKRNAPIWKYDLIDNKRIYAKERSHPLKGSGLLA from the coding sequence GTGTTAAAAATCATTCAAGGGGCATTGGATACTAGTGAGCTTTTGAAAGCCTACCAAGAGGAAGCTTGCATTAAAAACTTTGGAGCGTTTTGTGTGTTTGTGGGGATTGTGAGAAAAGAGGGTAACGTTCAAGGCTTGAGTTTTGATATTTATGAGGCGCTATTAAAGACTTGGTTTGAAAAATGGTGCCATAAAGCCAAAGATTTGGGCGTGGTGTTAAAAATGGCGCACAGCGTGGGCGATGTTTTGATAGGGCAAAGCTCATTTTTATGCGTTTTAATGGGAAAGAATAGAAAAAATGCCTTAGAACTATACGAAAATTTTATTGAAGATTTTAAGCGTAACGCCCCTATTTGGAAATACGATTTGATTGATAATAAACGCATTTACGCTAAAGAAAGAAGCCACCCTTTAAAAGGGAGTGGGCTTTTAGCTTAA
- the mog gene encoding molybdopterin adenylyltransferase codes for MQTIHIGVLSASDRASKGVYEDLSGKAIQEVLSEYLLNPLEFHYEIVADERDLIEKTLIKMCDEYQCDLVVTTGGTGPALRDITPEATEKVCQKMLPGFGELMRMTSLKYVPTAILSRQSAGIRNKSLIINLPGKPKSIRECLEAVFPAIPYCVDLILGNYMQVNEKNIQAFRPKQ; via the coding sequence ATGCAAACGATTCATATAGGCGTTTTGAGCGCAAGCGATAGAGCGTCAAAAGGGGTTTATGAAGATTTAAGCGGGAAAGCGATACAAGAAGTGTTGAGCGAATACCTGCTCAATCCTTTAGAATTCCATTACGAAATTGTCGCTGATGAAAGGGATTTGATTGAAAAAACGCTCATTAAAATGTGCGATGAATACCAATGCGATCTAGTCGTTACTACAGGAGGCACAGGTCCTGCTTTAAGAGACATAACCCCAGAAGCCACAGAAAAAGTGTGCCAAAAAATGCTTCCTGGTTTTGGAGAGCTTATGCGAATGACTAGTTTAAAATACGTGCCTACAGCGATTCTGTCGCGCCAAAGCGCTGGCATTAGGAATAAGAGTTTGATCATTAATCTTCCTGGGAAGCCAAAAAGCATTAGAGAATGCTTAGAGGCGGTTTTTCCAGCGATTCCTTATTGCGTGGATTTGATTTTAGGGAATTATATGCAAGTGAATGAAAAAAACATTCAAGCGTTTCGCCCCAAACAATAA
- a CDS encoding outer membrane protein, which yields MNKLLKKGFLAFFLSVYLRADDLVTYTIAKEEDLGYQRFLAKKCLRGKTHPPCFTESKKPKRKPFNIDKSSHYYGTSVVQMSWLQSRERFENHSKYRDIPFAEVSLIYGYKQFFPKKERYGFRFYVSLDYAYGFFLKNKGVLGDSLRESSQIPKSYREKLQRKETFINAIFYGTGADFLYKRAFGTLILGMNFVGETWFYETKIFKKWAKDPLSVYHPYMFQVMLNVGYRYRFSRYKNWAIEFGTRIPFLTNDYFKTPLYTLHFKRNISVYLTSTYDF from the coding sequence TTGAACAAACTGCTTAAAAAAGGGTTTTTGGCGTTCTTTTTGAGCGTGTATTTAAGGGCTGATGATCTGGTTACTTATACGATCGCCAAAGAAGAAGATCTAGGATACCAGCGGTTTTTAGCCAAGAAGTGTTTAAGGGGTAAAACCCACCCCCCATGTTTTACTGAGTCTAAAAAGCCCAAAAGAAAACCTTTTAACATAGACAAAAGCTCCCATTATTATGGCACGAGCGTGGTGCAAATGTCATGGCTACAGAGTAGGGAAAGATTTGAAAACCATTCAAAATACCGAGACATTCCTTTTGCTGAAGTCAGTTTGATTTATGGCTATAAACAATTTTTTCCTAAAAAAGAGCGCTATGGTTTCCGTTTTTATGTTTCTTTGGATTACGCTTATGGGTTTTTTCTTAAAAATAAGGGCGTGTTGGGCGATAGTTTGAGGGAGAGTTCGCAGATCCCTAAAAGCTATAGAGAAAAATTGCAAAGAAAAGAGACTTTTATTAACGCTATTTTTTATGGCACGGGAGCTGACTTTTTATACAAACGCGCTTTTGGGACGCTGATTTTAGGGATGAATTTCGTGGGCGAAACCTGGTTTTATGAAACAAAGATTTTTAAAAAGTGGGCTAAAGATCCTTTGAGCGTTTATCACCCTTACATGTTTCAAGTGATGTTGAATGTGGGGTATCGTTACCGCTTTTCAAGGTATAAGAATTGGGCGATAGAATTTGGCACGCGCATCCCTTTTTTAACCAATGATTATTTTAAAACCCCTTTATACACCCTTCATTTCAAGCGCAATATTTCTGTCTATCTCACTTCAACTTATGATTTTTAG
- the ribA gene encoding GTP cyclohydrolase II produces the protein MKRLEVSNQAKLPTQFGEFYIQCFREKGSNGSKDHLVIFTPNFSQNPLVRLHSECLTGDALGSQKCDCGGALQMALERISKEGGLVIYLRQEGRGIGLFNKVNAYALQDKGYDTIQANEMIGFKDDERDYSIAGEILEYYRIKKMRLLTNNPKKIAALEKYAEVTRESLIVCANEHNQGYLEVKKLKMGHLL, from the coding sequence TTGAAACGATTAGAAGTTTCTAACCAAGCCAAATTACCCACTCAATTTGGGGAGTTTTATATCCAGTGTTTTAGAGAAAAGGGTTCTAATGGCTCTAAAGATCATTTAGTCATTTTCACCCCTAATTTTTCTCAAAACCCCTTAGTGCGCCTGCATTCAGAATGCTTAACGGGTGATGCTCTAGGCTCTCAAAAATGCGATTGCGGAGGGGCGTTGCAAATGGCGTTAGAAAGGATTTCTAAAGAAGGGGGGCTAGTGATTTATTTGCGCCAAGAAGGGCGTGGGATAGGGCTATTTAACAAAGTCAATGCCTACGCTTTACAAGATAAGGGCTATGATACCATTCAAGCCAACGAAATGATAGGGTTTAAAGACGATGAAAGGGATTATAGTATTGCGGGTGAGATTTTAGAATATTACCGCATTAAAAAAATGCGCTTGCTCACGAATAACCCTAAAAAAATCGCCGCTTTAGAAAAATACGCTGAAGTAACAAGAGAGAGCTTGATCGTGTGCGCTAATGAGCACAATCAAGGGTATTTGGAAGTTAAAAAGCTCAAAATGGGGCATTTATTGTGA
- the hpaA gene encoding flagellar sheath lipoprotein HpaA: protein MKANNHFKDFAWKKCLLGASVVALLVGCSPHIIETNEVALKLNYHPASEKVQALDEKILLLRPAFQYSDNIAKEYENKFKNQTTLKVEEILQNQGYKVINVDSSDKDDLSFSQKKEGYLAVAMNGEIVLRPDPKRTIQKKSEPGLLFSTGLDKMEGVLIPAGFIKVTILEPMSGESLDSFTMDLSELDIQEKFLKTTHSSHSGGLVSTMVKGTDNSNDAIKSALNKIFANIMQEIDKKLTQKNLESYQKDAKELKNKRNR, encoded by the coding sequence ATGAAAGCAAATAATCATTTTAAAGATTTTGCATGGAAAAAATGCCTTTTAGGCGCGAGCGTGGTGGCTTTATTAGTGGGATGCAGCCCGCATATTATTGAAACCAATGAAGTCGCTTTGAAATTGAATTACCATCCAGCTAGCGAGAAAGTTCAAGCGTTAGATGAAAAGATTCTGCTTTTAAGGCCAGCTTTTCAATACAGCGATAATATTGCTAAAGAGTATGAAAACAAATTCAAGAATCAAACCACGCTTAAGGTTGAAGAGATCTTGCAAAATCAGGGCTACAAGGTTATTAATGTAGATAGCAGCGATAAAGACGATCTTTCTTTTTCGCAAAAAAAAGAAGGGTATTTGGCCGTCGCTATGAATGGCGAAATTGTTTTACGCCCCGATCCTAAAAGAACCATACAGAAAAAATCAGAACCCGGGTTGTTATTCTCCACTGGTTTGGATAAAATGGAAGGGGTTTTAATCCCGGCCGGGTTTATTAAGGTTACCATACTAGAGCCTATGAGTGGGGAATCTTTAGATTCCTTTACGATGGATTTGAGCGAGTTAGACATTCAAGAAAAATTCTTAAAAACCACCCATTCAAGCCATAGCGGGGGGTTAGTTAGCACTATGGTTAAGGGAACGGATAATTCTAATGATGCGATCAAGAGCGCTTTGAATAAGATTTTTGCAAATATCATGCAAGAAATAGACAAAAAACTCACTCAAAAGAATTTAGAATCTTATCAAAAAGACGCCAAGGAATTAAAAAACAAGAGAAACCGATAA
- a CDS encoding MoaD/ThiS family protein: protein MVEVRFFGPIKEENFFIKAGDLKELRAILQEKEGLKEWLGVCAIALNDHLIDNLDTPLKDGDVISLLPPVCGG from the coding sequence ATGGTAGAAGTGCGATTTTTTGGACCCATAAAAGAAGAAAATTTTTTCATCAAAGCGGGTGATTTAAAGGAATTAAGAGCGATTTTACAAGAAAAAGAGGGCTTAAAAGAGTGGTTGGGCGTTTGCGCGATAGCCCTTAATGATCATTTAATAGACAATTTGGATACGCCTTTAAAAGATGGCGATGTAATAAGTTTGTTGCCACCGGTTTGTGGGGGCTAG
- the moaC gene encoding cyclic pyranopterin monophosphate synthase MoaC: MPLTHLNEENQPKMVDIGDKETTERIALASGRISMNKEAYDAIINHGVKKGPVLQTAIIAGIMGAKKTSELIPMCHSIMLNGVDIDILEEEETCSFKLYARVKTQAKTGVEMEALMSVSIGLLTIYDMVKAIDKSMTISGVMLEHKSGGKSGDYNAKK; this comes from the coding sequence ATGCCGCTCACTCATTTGAATGAAGAAAATCAGCCTAAAATGGTGGATATAGGGGATAAAGAAACCACTGAAAGAATCGCTCTAGCGAGCGGTCGTATCAGCATGAATAAAGAGGCTTATGACGCTATTATCAATCATGGCGTTAAAAAGGGTCCGGTGTTACAGACTGCTATTATTGCTGGGATTATGGGGGCTAAAAAGACAAGCGAGCTCATTCCCATGTGCCATTCAATCATGCTCAATGGGGTGGATATTGATATTTTAGAAGAAGAAGAGACTTGCAGCTTTAAACTCTATGCGAGAGTCAAAACTCAAGCTAAAACGGGCGTAGAAATGGAAGCGCTAATGAGTGTGAGCATAGGGCTTTTAACCATTTATGACATGGTGAAAGCCATTGATAAGAGCATGACAATTAGCGGTGTGATGTTGGAGCATAAAAGTGGAGGCAAAAGCGGGGATTATAACGCTAAAAAATAG
- a CDS encoding DUF3943 domain-containing protein, giving the protein MFLKTFQKIWMVCVIIWGLGCSFLNANSVQLEETLRRPSKNLSWHYFKKKFKKSNTIPYAPNSRWKYLGASIGILGVSLVIGIVGLYLMPESVTNWDREKFGVKSWFENVRMGPKLDNDSFIFNEILHPYFGAMYYMQPRMAGFSWMASAFFSFITSTLFWEYGLEAFVEVPSWQDLVITPLLGSILGEGFYQLTRYIQRNEGKLFGSLFLGRLVIALMDPIGFVIRDLGLGEALGIYNKHEIRSSLSPNGLNLTYKF; this is encoded by the coding sequence ATGTTCCTAAAAACCTTCCAAAAGATTTGGATGGTTTGCGTTATTATTTGGGGGTTAGGCTGTAGTTTTTTAAACGCTAACAGCGTTCAATTAGAAGAAACGCTCAGACGCCCTTCTAAAAATCTCTCATGGCATTATTTTAAAAAGAAGTTTAAAAAGAGCAACACGATCCCTTATGCCCCAAATAGCCGTTGGAAATATTTAGGCGCAAGTATAGGGATTTTGGGCGTATCGTTGGTGATAGGGATTGTGGGGTTGTATCTCATGCCAGAGAGCGTAACGAATTGGGATAGAGAAAAGTTTGGCGTCAAAAGTTGGTTTGAAAATGTCCGCATGGGGCCAAAACTAGACAATGATAGTTTTATTTTCAATGAAATTTTGCACCCTTATTTTGGGGCTATGTATTATATGCAACCGCGCATGGCTGGGTTTAGTTGGATGGCATCAGCGTTTTTTTCTTTTATCACTTCCACGCTTTTTTGGGAATATGGCTTGGAAGCGTTTGTGGAAGTGCCTAGCTGGCAGGATTTAGTGATCACGCCTTTATTAGGCTCCATTTTAGGGGAAGGTTTTTACCAGCTCACACGCTACATCCAACGCAACGAAGGCAAGCTTTTTGGCTCTTTATTTTTAGGGCGTTTGGTTATCGCTCTTATGGATCCTATCGGTTTTGTGATCAGGGATTTAGGGCTTGGGGAAGCTTTAGGGATTTATAATAAACATGAAATCCGTTCTAGCTTAAGCCCCAATGGTTTGAATTTAACCTACAAATTTTAA
- a CDS encoding M48 family metallopeptidase translates to MLDDIPITIQKSEKIKTLSLNITPSLEVILKMPDSCPQARASAFLKEQESWLKKTFLSMQEKHSLLRANLEKYQNKILVFDEVKNANDYTLTDLKKILKTYLEQKLPLIAQKMQTSYTHFSIRNNAKVLGSCSYHNRLSFALLLVCTQKEAIDYVIIHELAHTIHKNHSQNFWRCVKTFCPNYRALRDHLKQRVVFYTQLLKPLQP, encoded by the coding sequence ATGTTAGATGATATTCCTATTACCATTCAAAAAAGTGAAAAAATCAAAACCCTGAGTTTGAATATCACGCCTTCTTTAGAAGTGATTCTCAAAATGCCTGATTCTTGCCCTCAAGCTAGAGCGAGCGCTTTTTTAAAAGAACAAGAATCTTGGCTAAAAAAAACCTTTTTAAGCATGCAAGAAAAACACTCGCTCTTGCGCGCTAACCTAGAAAAATATCAAAACAAAATCCTTGTGTTTGATGAGGTGAAAAACGCCAACGATTACACCCTAACAGATCTTAAAAAAATCTTAAAAACTTATTTGGAGCAAAAACTCCCCTTGATCGCTCAAAAAATGCAAACTTCATACACCCATTTCAGCATTAGAAATAACGCTAAAGTTTTAGGGAGTTGCTCCTATCATAACCGCTTGAGTTTTGCTCTTTTATTGGTTTGCACCCAAAAAGAAGCGATTGATTATGTCATCATCCATGAACTAGCCCACACGATCCACAAAAACCATTCTCAAAATTTCTGGCGTTGCGTAAAAACCTTTTGCCCTAATTACCGCGCTCTAAGAGATCATTTAAAACAAAGGGTTGTTTTTTATACCCAACTGCTCAAGCCATTACAACCATAA